A region from the Mucilaginibacter sp. CSA2-8R genome encodes:
- the can gene encoding carbonate dehydratase has product MCATTKTELAIHDTSHITYESLLEGNEKFIEEALQVDPQFFEKLANGQKPPVLWIGCADSRVPADRITNTNPGEIFVHRNIANVVVHTDLNLLSVLDYAVNVLKVKHVIVVGHYGCGGVEAAMGNSQLGLIDNWLRTIKDVYHKYSDELAKIDDHKERFNKMVEYNVIEGVENLCKTTIVQGAWKNKQDLSIHGWVYALNTGKINDLKVSRTSSADMDPIYKFE; this is encoded by the coding sequence ATGTGTGCAACTACCAAAACTGAGCTGGCCATTCATGATACCAGCCATATTACTTACGAAAGCCTATTAGAAGGGAACGAAAAGTTTATTGAAGAAGCTCTGCAAGTAGACCCGCAATTTTTTGAAAAATTAGCCAACGGTCAAAAGCCGCCTGTGTTGTGGATTGGTTGTGCCGACAGCCGTGTGCCGGCGGATAGGATTACCAATACTAATCCGGGTGAGATTTTTGTACATCGTAATATTGCCAACGTAGTTGTACACACAGATTTAAATTTATTATCGGTATTGGACTATGCGGTAAATGTGCTTAAAGTTAAGCATGTTATTGTAGTAGGGCATTACGGTTGCGGTGGTGTTGAAGCTGCCATGGGCAACAGCCAGTTAGGTTTGATTGACAACTGGCTGAGAACCATTAAAGACGTTTACCATAAATATTCGGACGAGCTTGCAAAGATAGATGATCATAAAGAGCGCTTTAATAAGATGGTGGAGTACAATGTAATCGAGGGTGTTGAAAACCTTTGTAAAACCACTATAGTGCAGGGGGCCTGGAAAAACAAACAGGACTTAAGTATTCACGGTTGGGTTTACGCACTTAACACCGGTAAAATTAACGATCTTAAAGTAAGCAGAACCAGCAGCGCTGATATGGATCCGATTTACAAATTCGAATAA
- a CDS encoding DEAD/DEAH box helicase, which translates to MLFQDLNLIEPILKALKTEGYTQPTPIQQQAIPIILQRKDLLGCAQTGTGKTAAFSIPLLQILHQERSQHKEQKTIKALILTPTRELAIQIDESLAAYGKHTGLKHLVIFGGVSQNPQTEALRRGVDILVATPGRLLDLMNQRFVHLDHLKFLVLDEADRMLDMGFVNDVKKILAKVPAKRQTLFFSATMPKEIQQLADTILNKPEKVEVTPVSSTAETIQQEMFFVDKGDKRALLNHILKDKSIQTALVFTRTKHGADKVVKDLIRAGITAEAIHGNKSQNARQRALSNFKNRSTRVLVATDIAARGIDVDELTHVINFELPNVPETYVHRIGRTGRAGASGIAFSFCDHEEKEFLKDIHKLIAKDIPVNDQHPYPMKQMNSVERIKEEMKATSGQRQGRSRSNPGQRSGQRRYNGNRSGSGKPKAV; encoded by the coding sequence ATGTTATTTCAAGATTTAAATTTAATTGAGCCTATTCTTAAAGCGTTAAAAACCGAAGGATATACTCAGCCCACTCCTATACAGCAACAGGCTATACCTATCATATTACAACGTAAAGATTTATTAGGCTGCGCCCAAACCGGTACCGGTAAAACAGCGGCATTTTCTATCCCTTTGTTGCAAATATTGCATCAGGAACGCTCACAACATAAGGAGCAGAAAACCATTAAGGCGCTTATTTTAACGCCTACCCGTGAGTTGGCCATACAAATTGACGAAAGCCTTGCCGCTTATGGTAAGCATACCGGTTTAAAACACCTGGTTATTTTTGGTGGTGTGTCTCAAAACCCGCAAACAGAGGCTTTAAGACGCGGCGTGGATATATTGGTAGCTACACCTGGCCGTTTGCTGGATTTGATGAACCAACGTTTTGTTCACCTGGATCATCTTAAGTTTTTGGTATTAGATGAAGCAGACCGTATGCTGGATATGGGTTTCGTAAACGATGTGAAGAAGATTTTAGCTAAGGTGCCTGCCAAACGCCAAACCTTGTTTTTTTCGGCTACCATGCCAAAAGAAATACAGCAACTGGCAGATACTATCTTAAACAAGCCTGAAAAGGTAGAGGTAACCCCGGTATCTTCAACAGCTGAAACCATCCAGCAGGAAATGTTTTTTGTTGATAAAGGCGATAAAAGAGCTTTGCTTAACCATATCCTGAAAGATAAAAGCATCCAGACGGCACTGGTATTTACCCGTACTAAGCATGGTGCCGACAAAGTAGTTAAAGACTTGATCAGAGCCGGTATTACTGCCGAGGCCATCCATGGTAATAAATCGCAAAATGCGCGTCAGCGTGCGTTAAGCAACTTCAAAAACCGCAGCACCCGCGTACTGGTAGCAACCGACATTGCGGCACGTGGCATTGACGTGGATGAACTGACACACGTTATTAACTTTGAATTACCTAATGTGCCCGAAACTTATGTACACCGTATTGGCCGTACCGGCAGGGCAGGGGCAAGTGGTATAGCATTTTCGTTTTGTGACCATGAGGAAAAGGAATTTCTGAAAGATATTCATAAACTTATTGCTAAGGACATACCGGTTAACGACCAGCACCCTTACCCAATGAAACAAATGAACTCTGTTGAGCGGATAAAAGAAGAAATGAAAGCTACATCGGGGCAGCGCCAGGGTAGATCCCGCAGTAATCCGGGACAACGTTCCGGCCAGCGCCGCTACAATGGCAACAGGAGCGGATCAGGTAAACCTAAAGCCGTTTAA
- a CDS encoding septum formation initiator family protein — translation MNRAVELLKNKYFLITIAFVIWMLFFDKNDLYSQFEQHRQLTKLEQERDFYSKETAKVSKDLDELSSNPQKLEKFAREKYLMKKANEDVFVIVKEHKKEE, via the coding sequence ATGAACCGTGCTGTTGAACTGTTAAAGAATAAGTATTTTCTGATAACGATTGCCTTTGTAATATGGATGTTGTTTTTTGACAAAAACGATTTATACTCACAATTTGAACAACACCGGCAGTTAACAAAGTTAGAGCAGGAGCGCGACTTTTACAGTAAGGAAACCGCTAAAGTGAGTAAAGACCTGGATGAGTTATCATCAAACCCGCAGAAGCTCGAAAAATTTGCCCGCGAAAAATACCTTATGAAAAAAGCAAATGAGGATGTTTTTGTCATCGTGAAAGAACATAAAAAGGAAGAGTAA
- a CDS encoding UbiD family decarboxylase yields the protein MGYPSLRACLIDLEKNGHLIRIKEEVDPYLQMAAIHLRVYEHQGPAILFENVKGSRFPAASNLFGTLDRSRFIFRDTLQKIKTLVDLKTDPIKAIKKPFSYANVALTALSALPMKTGKSAPVNFGRTQISALPPIVNWPMDGGPFVTMPQVYTEDADKPGVMNANLGMYRIQLGGNEYITDKEIGLHYQLHRGIGVHQTKANAKGQPLKVSVFVGGPPSHPVAAVMPLPEGLSEMTFAGALGKRRFRYFYDAEGFFISADADFVITGTVMPHENKPEGPFGDHLGYYSLTHPFPLMKVHNVYHRKDAIWSFTVVGRPPQEDTSFGALIHEITGSALPSEIPGLHAVNAVDAAGVHPLLFAIGSERYTPYIKERQPQEILTIANHILGKNQLSLAKYLFIAAKEDDPTLNVNDIAGFLKHMLERVDLTRDLHFYTKTTIDTLDYSGSGLNSGSKVAITVAGNKKRELWTELPPGFTLPRPFDVFKMAMPGVLAIEVSKGTKPEELTAALDHLDHAIKDEDLPGLPLMVLCDNAGFTAKNINNLVWVTFTRSNPSHDIYGIHSFTEHKHWGCRGPLIIDARIKPHHAPVLEKDPAIEKLVDKMGEKGGSLYGVI from the coding sequence ATGGGATACCCGAGTTTACGTGCCTGCCTTATTGATTTAGAAAAAAACGGACACCTGATACGTATTAAAGAAGAAGTTGACCCTTACCTGCAAATGGCCGCCATACACCTGCGTGTTTACGAACACCAAGGGCCGGCCATTTTATTTGAAAATGTGAAAGGAAGCCGGTTTCCGGCAGCATCTAACCTGTTTGGTACGCTCGATCGGTCGCGGTTTATTTTCAGGGATACGCTCCAAAAAATAAAAACGCTGGTTGATTTAAAAACAGATCCTATCAAGGCTATTAAGAAACCGTTTAGCTATGCCAACGTGGCACTTACTGCCCTGTCGGCCTTACCTATGAAAACAGGTAAAAGTGCACCTGTAAATTTCGGTCGCACGCAAATCAGCGCGTTACCCCCAATTGTAAACTGGCCTATGGATGGCGGTCCTTTTGTGACTATGCCCCAGGTATACACTGAGGATGCCGATAAACCAGGCGTGATGAACGCCAATCTGGGCATGTACCGCATACAGTTAGGGGGTAATGAATACATTACTGATAAAGAGATTGGTTTGCATTACCAATTGCACCGGGGCATAGGCGTACACCAAACAAAAGCCAATGCCAAGGGGCAGCCGCTTAAAGTAAGTGTTTTTGTAGGCGGCCCGCCCTCTCATCCGGTAGCCGCTGTAATGCCTTTACCCGAAGGCTTATCTGAAATGACATTTGCCGGGGCTTTAGGCAAACGCCGTTTCCGTTATTTTTATGATGCTGAAGGTTTTTTCATATCGGCCGATGCCGACTTTGTGATTACCGGAACAGTGATGCCGCACGAAAATAAACCTGAAGGTCCATTTGGAGACCATTTGGGTTATTACAGCTTAACGCATCCATTCCCGCTGATGAAGGTGCATAATGTGTACCACCGCAAGGATGCCATCTGGTCTTTTACCGTGGTGGGCCGTCCGCCACAAGAAGATACCAGCTTTGGCGCCCTGATACACGAAATTACCGGCTCTGCTTTGCCTTCCGAAATCCCTGGCCTGCATGCCGTCAATGCAGTGGACGCTGCCGGGGTTCATCCACTGCTTTTTGCCATAGGCAGTGAGCGTTACACACCCTACATTAAAGAGCGGCAGCCACAAGAAATACTAACCATAGCCAATCATATTTTAGGTAAAAACCAACTAAGTTTAGCCAAATACTTATTTATCGCGGCTAAAGAAGACGACCCAACCCTCAACGTAAATGACATTGCCGGATTTTTAAAGCATATGCTGGAGCGAGTTGACCTTACGCGTGACCTTCACTTTTATACCAAAACCACGATTGATACACTCGATTACAGCGGCAGCGGCTTAAACAGCGGCAGTAAAGTAGCTATTACCGTAGCAGGCAATAAAAAGCGCGAGCTATGGACAGAATTACCCCCAGGCTTTACACTGCCACGTCCGTTTGATGTATTTAAAATGGCAATGCCCGGCGTATTGGCGATTGAAGTTAGCAAAGGCACCAAGCCTGAAGAATTAACGGCAGCTTTAGACCATTTAGATCATGCTATAAAAGACGAGGATTTACCCGGCTTGCCATTAATGGTGTTATGTGATAACGCCGGATTTACCGCAAAAAATATTAACAACTTAGTGTGGGTAACATTTACCCGCAGCAACCCATCACATGATATTTATGGTATTCACAGTTTTACCGAGCATAAACATTGGGGTTGCCGCGGCCCGCTAATTATTGACGCCCGCATTAAACCACACCATGCACCCGTACTTGAAAAAGACCCTGCCATTGAAAAGCTGGTAGACAAAATGGGCGAAAAAGGCGGAAGCTTGTATGGAGTGATTTAA
- a CDS encoding SRPBCC domain-containing protein codes for METAALKLETTKEFKVPVQQLYKAWITPEDLKQWWKPSENHLTTVDLDIKEGGKLKYEFAGKEDKTTLVITGEYKEVKENEKLVYSWNWDVPADVIKPSEHVLTIEFMSEGEGSKIHVVQENFENEESITPHKEGWEKALNDLQSYLNK; via the coding sequence ATGGAAACCGCAGCATTAAAATTAGAAACAACAAAAGAGTTTAAAGTACCTGTACAACAACTGTATAAAGCATGGATAACGCCCGAAGACTTAAAGCAATGGTGGAAGCCGTCAGAAAATCACTTAACTACGGTAGACCTTGATATTAAAGAAGGCGGTAAGCTTAAGTATGAGTTTGCAGGCAAAGAAGATAAAACTACCCTTGTAATTACCGGTGAGTATAAGGAAGTGAAGGAAAACGAAAAGCTGGTTTATAGCTGGAACTGGGACGTGCCGGCAGATGTAATTAAACCAAGCGAACACGTGTTAACCATTGAGTTTATGAGCGAAGGCGAAGGCAGTAAAATCCATGTGGTACAGGAGAACTTTGAAAACGAAGAATCAATTACACCGCATAAAGAAGGATGGGAAAAGGCATTAAATGACCTGCAATCTTATTTAAACAAATAA
- a CDS encoding M28 family metallopeptidase: MSQFLKSVRLSIIASGIACSAFAQKSAVVTPAFSAASYTSYVKALSADYMLGRMPFSRGETKTVAYLEKQFINLGLKPGNKGSYVQQVPMVAISCNPQNTMNISTADANFNLDGGKDYVLWTRRTSATIDLKNEDLVFAGFGITAPEFHHDDYAGLDVKDKIVVVLINDPGYYDHQQFKGKTMTYYGRWTYKYDEAARHGAKGCLIIHDTGPAAYGFGVVQNSWRATKLYLDSRGHETYKCAIEGWLNLPAAERLLQTCGTNYKTLLNSALQHNFKAQPLPLKLSTSLVVNATYKQSHNVIAMIPGSQKPDECVIYSAHWDHLGIGKPDANGDTIYNGAVDNASGTAALLELARAFKQNKVKPARSVVFLSVTAEEQGLWGSAWYAENPVFPKDKTVADINMDMFYPYGKTKDIGLVGYGQSELEDYLQQAAKVQGRYIAPESDPAKGMYFRSDHFNFAKVGIPALYTESGVDLVIKGKAAGLKMHDDFTANHYHKPSDQFSAATWDVSGTLQDLQLLYQVGYKLASSTTLWPKWKPGSEFKAIREAYKK, from the coding sequence ATGTCTCAATTTTTGAAATCAGTCAGGCTAAGCATCATTGCTTCGGGTATTGCTTGTTCAGCTTTTGCTCAAAAAAGTGCTGTTGTAACCCCGGCATTTAGCGCCGCTTCTTATACCAGTTATGTCAAAGCATTATCGGCCGATTACATGCTGGGACGTATGCCTTTTTCCCGCGGCGAAACCAAAACGGTAGCTTACCTCGAAAAACAATTTATCAACCTGGGTTTAAAGCCTGGTAATAAAGGGAGCTACGTACAGCAGGTGCCTATGGTTGCTATCAGCTGTAATCCGCAAAACACCATGAACATTAGCACAGCCGATGCTAACTTTAATTTAGATGGTGGAAAAGACTATGTGCTCTGGACGCGGCGCACGTCTGCCACAATCGACCTGAAGAATGAGGATTTGGTGTTTGCCGGTTTTGGCATTACCGCTCCCGAGTTTCACCATGATGACTATGCCGGGCTGGATGTGAAAGACAAAATTGTGGTGGTGTTGATTAATGACCCAGGATATTACGACCACCAGCAGTTTAAAGGTAAAACCATGACCTATTATGGCCGTTGGACTTATAAGTACGATGAAGCTGCCCGCCATGGCGCCAAGGGTTGTCTTATTATTCATGATACCGGCCCTGCGGCATATGGTTTCGGCGTAGTACAAAACAGCTGGCGGGCTACCAAATTGTACCTTGACAGCCGTGGGCACGAAACTTACAAGTGTGCCATTGAGGGCTGGCTAAACTTGCCTGCTGCCGAACGACTTTTGCAAACTTGCGGTACTAATTACAAAACTTTACTTAACAGTGCTTTGCAACACAATTTTAAAGCTCAGCCACTGCCACTAAAATTAAGCACATCATTGGTAGTAAATGCCACGTACAAGCAATCGCATAACGTAATTGCCATGATACCCGGTAGCCAAAAGCCTGATGAATGTGTTATTTATTCAGCACATTGGGATCATTTGGGTATAGGCAAGCCAGATGCAAATGGAGATACCATTTATAACGGGGCAGTGGATAATGCCAGCGGCACAGCGGCTTTATTAGAGCTTGCCCGTGCATTTAAACAAAATAAAGTTAAACCGGCTCGCAGTGTGGTGTTTTTATCGGTTACTGCAGAGGAGCAAGGCTTATGGGGATCGGCCTGGTATGCCGAAAACCCGGTATTTCCGAAAGATAAAACCGTTGCCGATATTAATATGGATATGTTTTACCCATACGGCAAAACCAAGGATATTGGCCTGGTAGGTTACGGGCAATCTGAATTGGAAGATTACCTGCAACAGGCAGCCAAGGTGCAAGGGCGTTATATTGCACCAGAGTCTGATCCGGCCAAAGGAATGTATTTCCGGTCAGACCATTTTAATTTTGCTAAGGTTGGTATTCCGGCTTTGTATACCGAAAGCGGTGTTGACTTGGTAATTAAAGGTAAAGCCGCCGGTTTAAAAATGCACGATGATTTCACAGCCAACCATTACCATAAACCCTCAGACCAATTCAGCGCAGCTACATGGGATGTAAGCGGCACCCTGCAAGATTTACAGTTACTTTATCAGGTAGGTTACAAGCTGGCTTCGTCAACCACCTTATGGCCCAAATGGAAGCCGGGTTCGGAGTTTAAAGCTATACGTGAAGCTTACAAAAAATAG
- a CDS encoding DinB family protein, producing the protein MAQDQILLTELEQLLRGGTAHAHLNDALKGLPAEQRGEKPYGLPYSIWQLVEHIRIAQWDMLEFSKDAGHQSPKWPDEYWPEEAAPKDEETWNQSIQQIEKDLNEMIALVKADDLYQPFPHGTGQNLLREALQVADHNAYHTAEIILLRRLLGSWKS; encoded by the coding sequence ATGGCTCAAGATCAAATTTTGTTAACTGAATTAGAACAACTATTGCGAGGCGGTACAGCTCACGCTCATTTAAACGATGCTTTGAAAGGGCTACCAGCAGAGCAAAGAGGCGAAAAGCCTTACGGATTACCTTACAGCATCTGGCAACTGGTTGAACATATTCGTATTGCTCAGTGGGACATGCTGGAGTTTAGCAAAGATGCCGGTCACCAATCGCCTAAGTGGCCCGACGAATACTGGCCTGAGGAAGCAGCCCCTAAAGATGAGGAAACCTGGAACCAATCCATACAGCAGATAGAAAAAGATTTAAATGAAATGATTGCACTGGTAAAAGCCGATGATTTGTATCAACCTTTTCCGCACGGCACAGGGCAAAACCTATTGCGCGAAGCCCTGCAGGTGGCCGACCACAATGCTTACCACACAGCCGAAATTATTTTGCTACGCCGTTTGTTAGGCAGCTGGAAATCGTGA
- a CDS encoding phosphatase PAP2 family protein, with translation MKFKLLALILFLQISAGKSQNWDVSLLSKFNPNNGSENAGWKFVSNNAIMMSAATPLALMAAGIATHDQKLKQTALNTGITLVGNTALTMLMKNAIQRQRPFVTWGDKIMLQGNTSPTDYSFPSGHTSTAFAVATSVSLAYPKWYVIAPSFAFASATAYSRMYRGAHYPSDVLCGIVLGSGSAFLTYKLQKFMYGKQMQRNARALALQAGN, from the coding sequence ATGAAGTTTAAACTATTAGCGCTGATCCTTTTTTTACAGATATCGGCAGGTAAATCTCAAAATTGGGATGTAAGCCTATTGTCTAAATTTAACCCAAATAACGGCAGCGAAAACGCCGGATGGAAATTTGTTTCCAATAACGCTATCATGATGTCGGCCGCTACACCATTAGCGTTGATGGCCGCTGGTATTGCCACCCATGATCAAAAATTAAAACAAACTGCGCTTAATACGGGCATAACACTGGTGGGTAACACAGCCCTTACTATGTTGATGAAGAACGCCATACAGCGCCAGCGGCCTTTTGTTACCTGGGGTGATAAAATCATGCTTCAGGGTAATACCTCTCCTACTGATTATTCGTTTCCATCAGGGCATACTTCAACCGCGTTTGCCGTGGCAACTTCGGTGAGTTTAGCTTACCCTAAGTGGTATGTTATTGCGCCAAGCTTTGCTTTTGCTTCGGCAACAGCTTATTCACGCATGTACCGTGGCGCACACTACCCCAGCGATGTGCTGTGCGGTATTGTATTAGGCTCCGGATCGGCTTTCTTAACTTATAAATTGCAAAAATTCATGTACGGCAAGCAGATGCAACGCAATGCGCGGGCTCTAGCCTTACAAGCCGGTAATTAA